The Paenibacillus tianjinensis genome has a window encoding:
- a CDS encoding aldo/keto reductase family protein encodes MKYRRLGGTGLKVSEISLGSWLTYGGYVEKENAVKAIETAYGLGVNFFDTANVYEKGAAEKVLGETLRGFPRESYVLATKVFGVMGDGPNDRGLSRKHITEQCHASLKRLGVEYVDIMYCHRYDPETPIEETLRTLDDLVRQGKVLYVGVSEWTAAQMTEALAVADRYLLDHIVVNQPIYNMFERYIEKEIIPLGERKRIGQVVFSPLAQGLLTGKYSSAADIPADSRAAKLDWMRKGVTEEKIAKVHELGKIAAELDISVGNLALAWILRQPNVASALVGASRPEQVEENVKASGVELTEEVLSRIAEIIG; translated from the coding sequence ATGAAGTACCGCAGATTAGGCGGAACAGGGCTGAAGGTCAGTGAGATCAGTCTGGGAAGCTGGTTAACGTATGGCGGATATGTGGAAAAAGAGAATGCTGTTAAAGCCATTGAAACCGCTTACGGATTAGGCGTTAATTTTTTTGATACAGCGAATGTATACGAAAAAGGCGCAGCTGAAAAGGTCCTGGGCGAGACCCTGCGCGGATTTCCCCGTGAATCTTATGTTCTGGCCACCAAGGTGTTTGGTGTTATGGGAGACGGGCCGAATGACCGCGGTCTGTCACGCAAGCATATCACGGAGCAGTGTCATGCGAGCTTGAAGCGGCTTGGCGTAGAGTATGTGGATATTATGTACTGTCACCGCTATGACCCGGAGACACCGATCGAGGAGACACTGCGGACATTGGATGACCTGGTCCGTCAGGGTAAGGTGCTCTATGTCGGGGTAAGTGAATGGACGGCTGCACAAATGACTGAAGCTCTGGCGGTTGCCGATCGTTATCTGCTGGATCATATTGTGGTTAACCAGCCGATTTATAATATGTTTGAGCGGTACATCGAGAAGGAGATTATCCCGCTCGGCGAACGCAAAAGGATTGGACAAGTCGTTTTCTCTCCGCTGGCCCAGGGGTTACTGACCGGCAAATACAGCTCTGCAGCGGATATTCCTGCGGACAGCCGTGCTGCTAAGCTGGACTGGATGCGCAAAGGGGTTACGGAAGAGAAAATCGCCAAGGTGCATGAGCTGGGTAAAATAGCTGCAGAGCTGGATATTTCGGTGGGCAATCTGGCCCTGGCCTGGATTCTGCGGCAGCCTAATGTAGCAAGTGCGCTGGTCGGGGCCAGCCGTCCGGAGCAGGTGGAGGAGAACGTTAAGGCTTCAGGCGTGGAGCTGACGGAAGAGGTATTGTCGCGTATTGCTGAAATTATCGGCTAA
- a CDS encoding SDR family oxidoreductase, whose amino-acid sequence MKVLFIGGTGLISEAVSRLAVERGMELYLFNRGERNEFVPEGAQVIQGDIRDAAGAAAALKGYEFDVVVDWIAFTPEHVQSDIELFAGKTKQYIFISSASAYQKPQKNYLITEETPLVNPYWQYSRDKIACEELLLEVHRTSGFPVTIVRPSHTYGVSAIPAALTSWAHPWSLVERIRKGQPIVIHGDGTSLWTLTHNTDFAKGFVGLLGNPEAIGEAFHITSDESLNWNQIYAAIGVAADREPKVVHISTDFIAAYTPAGTADGLIGDQAVSSVFDNSKIKRLVPEFTATVPFAEGIHRSVEWFEAHPQLCTVDTDWNKMLDTLISRHGVDAKLLSYYV is encoded by the coding sequence ATGAAGGTACTTTTTATCGGAGGCACGGGTTTAATCAGTGAGGCTGTCTCAAGGCTGGCCGTGGAACGGGGAATGGAGTTGTATCTGTTCAACCGCGGGGAACGGAATGAATTCGTACCGGAAGGGGCGCAAGTGATCCAGGGCGATATCCGCGATGCGGCGGGGGCTGCTGCGGCACTAAAGGGTTATGAATTTGACGTCGTGGTGGACTGGATCGCCTTTACGCCGGAGCATGTGCAGTCGGATATCGAGCTGTTCGCCGGCAAAACGAAACAGTATATCTTTATCAGCTCGGCATCTGCTTATCAGAAGCCGCAGAAGAATTATCTGATCACCGAAGAGACCCCGCTGGTTAATCCGTACTGGCAGTATTCGCGTGATAAAATCGCCTGTGAGGAGCTGCTGCTGGAAGTGCACCGTACCAGCGGTTTCCCGGTTACGATTGTCCGTCCTTCGCATACCTATGGAGTTTCGGCGATTCCGGCGGCATTGACCAGCTGGGCCCATCCGTGGTCGCTGGTGGAACGCATCCGCAAAGGGCAGCCTATTGTGATTCATGGTGACGGCACTTCACTCTGGACCCTGACCCATAATACGGATTTTGCCAAGGGCTTTGTCGGCCTTCTGGGGAATCCTGAAGCGATCGGTGAAGCGTTCCATATTACTTCCGATGAATCGCTGAACTGGAATCAGATTTATGCTGCCATCGGAGTGGCTGCCGACAGAGAACCGAAGGTGGTGCATATCTCCACAGACTTTATTGCAGCGTATACCCCAGCGGGGACAGCCGACGGACTGATTGGTGACCAGGCGGTGAGCAGTGTGTTCGACAATAGCAAGATCAAACGTCTGGTACCGGAGTTCACAGCAACCGTTCCGTTTGCTGAGGGAATTCATCGATCGGTTGAATGGTTTGAAGCCCATCCACAGCTCTGTACCGTGGATACGGATTGGAACAAAATGCTGGACACGCTGATCAGCAGACACGGCGTTGATGCCAAATTGCTCAGTTATTACGTGTAA
- a CDS encoding class I SAM-dependent methyltransferase produces the protein MPTHPYVSRFFVNADARREKLIFDLPESWWSQPYEYEWCTNFISPHDVVLDAGCGISHPLKFYLAGYSSEVYACDIDARILSQEAVIQEIADDIGIESAKQVMDRSTANLHLTQADLTKLPYADESFDTIFCISVIEHLSVEDAALAVREFHRTLNGEGLLVLTFDYPIVNLAVMNDLLLQAGFQYWGETDFNLPADALRTDNGGGLNCFRAVLKKAQI, from the coding sequence ATGCCGACACATCCGTATGTCTCCCGTTTCTTTGTGAATGCCGATGCCCGCCGAGAAAAGCTGATTTTTGATTTGCCGGAATCCTGGTGGAGCCAGCCTTATGAATACGAATGGTGTACAAACTTTATCTCGCCTCATGATGTGGTGCTTGATGCCGGCTGTGGGATTTCCCATCCGCTAAAGTTTTATTTGGCCGGATATAGCTCCGAGGTCTACGCTTGCGATATCGATGCCCGGATTTTGTCGCAGGAGGCGGTTATCCAGGAGATCGCTGACGATATCGGCATCGAATCAGCCAAGCAGGTCATGGACAGAAGCACTGCAAATCTGCACCTGACGCAAGCGGATCTCACGAAGCTGCCCTACGCGGATGAAAGCTTCGATACTATTTTTTGCATCTCCGTTATTGAGCATTTATCGGTGGAGGACGCTGCCCTGGCCGTGCGGGAGTTTCACAGAACGCTGAACGGAGAAGGGCTCCTGGTGCTGACTTTTGACTATCCGATCGTTAATCTGGCCGTTATGAACGATTTGCTGCTTCAGGCGGGATTTCAGTATTGGGGGGAGACGGACTTCAATCTGCCGGCAGATGCGCTGCGTACCGATAACGGGGGCGGTCTAAACTGTTTCCGGGCCGTATTGAAAAAAGCGCAAATCTAG
- a CDS encoding CapA family protein produces the protein MLTMLLFLLIPAPGVYGGTSQAQAADNITLTFAGDILLDGFVGEQIARYGINFPFAKVAPALQKADIAFANLETPVSVRGKAAEKTFAFRSKPEALGGLKLAGIDGVSLANNHILDYGQVAMLDTLTHLDRYKIGHTGAGSNIDQAFMPYVKTVKGKRVAILGASRVLSGPSWYAGKTSPGAASAYTAEPLLGAIRKSAKDNDYTIVYLHWNEEFKDYPEPYARTLAKQMIDSGADIILGAHSHCLMGIEYYKHKPIYYSLGNFVFNRSTRGGEKTLRSMLADFTISESGISSRIRPVKIIGGQPNFMGEAYNKETIRLMNQLSFNAKIAPDGAVSEKL, from the coding sequence ATGCTTACCATGCTTTTATTCCTGCTTATTCCTGCACCCGGCGTATATGGCGGGACATCACAGGCGCAGGCGGCTGACAACATTACGCTAACCTTTGCCGGGGATATTCTTCTGGACGGTTTCGTGGGTGAACAGATTGCCAGATATGGAATCAACTTTCCTTTTGCCAAAGTTGCTCCTGCCCTGCAGAAGGCAGATATTGCTTTTGCCAATCTGGAAACCCCGGTCTCCGTACGGGGAAAGGCGGCGGAGAAGACCTTTGCCTTCCGCTCCAAGCCTGAAGCGCTCGGCGGACTTAAGCTTGCCGGAATTGACGGTGTTTCGCTTGCGAACAACCACATCCTCGATTACGGGCAGGTAGCGATGCTCGATACCCTGACCCATCTGGACAGATACAAGATAGGCCATACAGGTGCGGGCAGCAATATTGACCAGGCATTCATGCCGTATGTCAAGACGGTCAAAGGCAAACGGGTCGCCATTCTGGGGGCAAGCCGTGTACTGTCCGGACCTTCGTGGTATGCCGGCAAGACCAGTCCGGGAGCTGCTTCAGCCTACACAGCGGAGCCGCTGCTGGGAGCCATCAGGAAGTCCGCCAAGGACAATGATTATACCATTGTATATCTTCATTGGAATGAGGAGTTTAAGGATTATCCGGAGCCATACGCCCGGACGCTTGCGAAGCAGATGATCGACAGCGGTGCGGATATTATCCTGGGTGCTCACAGCCACTGCCTGATGGGGATCGAGTATTACAAGCACAAACCGATCTACTATTCTCTGGGTAACTTTGTGTTCAACCGTTCCACACGCGGCGGGGAGAAGACCCTGCGGTCCATGCTGGCTGACTTCACGATCAGCGAGTCCGGCATTTCGAGCCGGATTAGACCGGTGAAGATCATCGGCGGACAGCCGAACTTCATGGGCGAAGCCTATAATAAAGAAACGATCAGACTGATGAACCAGCTATCGTTCAATGCGAAGATTGCACCGGATGGAGCGGTCAGCGAGAAGCTGTGA
- a CDS encoding carbohydrate ABC transporter permease codes for MKTNNKSGKIILEVVLVLLSLLFLYPLFLTIINSFKSFSEVMTDVIALPKHITFANYSYVWEFINYPRLFLNNFIITALGLLGIVFVSSIAAYKLARTKTRWSGVIYFLCIMPMLIPFQSIMLTVLQTAKNLNLSESIWGLGLLYWGFGAPLAVFIYHGFVKGIPLEIDESATIDGASGFRLFFSVIFPLLKSVTTTIIIIDVMWIWNDFLLPLLMVNGSPDTKTLTLAAYTFVGQYTSDWQYAMTAMVMAVLPSIVVFIFLQKYIVKGVVAGAVKG; via the coding sequence ATGAAAACAAACAATAAATCAGGCAAAATTATTCTAGAGGTCGTTCTCGTCCTCCTCTCCCTTCTGTTCCTGTATCCGCTGTTCCTGACCATTATCAACTCGTTCAAAAGCTTCAGCGAGGTGATGACCGACGTTATCGCTCTGCCTAAGCATATTACCTTTGCCAACTACTCTTATGTATGGGAATTCATAAACTATCCGCGGCTGTTCCTGAACAACTTCATCATCACCGCACTGGGTCTGCTGGGGATCGTATTCGTCTCCTCTATCGCGGCGTACAAGCTGGCACGGACCAAGACCAGATGGAGCGGGGTTATCTATTTCCTCTGTATTATGCCGATGCTGATTCCGTTCCAGTCGATCATGCTGACAGTGCTGCAGACAGCCAAGAACTTGAACCTGTCTGAAAGCATCTGGGGCCTGGGACTGCTCTACTGGGGCTTCGGCGCACCGCTCGCAGTGTTTATCTATCACGGCTTTGTCAAAGGGATTCCGCTGGAAATCGATGAAAGCGCCACGATCGACGGGGCTTCCGGCTTCCGCTTATTCTTCAGTGTGATCTTCCCGCTGCTGAAATCCGTAACGACCACCATCATTATCATTGACGTGATGTGGATCTGGAATGACTTCCTGCTCCCGCTGCTTATGGTCAACGGCTCACCGGACACGAAGACACTGACACTCGCTGCTTATACATTCGTAGGCCAATACACCTCGGACTGGCAATACGCAATGACGGCCATGGTTATGGCGGTACTCCCATCCATCGTCGTGTTCATCTTCCTGCAAAAGTATATCGTCAAAGGCGTTGTCGCCGGAGCGGTCAAGGGCTGA
- a CDS encoding carbohydrate ABC transporter permease encodes MLKSLGRKWREKTEFGLFTLPVLICIAVAFYVPFIMTIRYSMTKWNGISKHPKFVGLDNFKQIFTGDTNFSDSAWFTIKYAVLYIIIVNVLAILLAVLLDMKLKSTSWLRAAFFIPYILSLVIVGFIWKFIFMQGFNSLGDSTGWSIFGLSWLGTPGLAFISILGVSIWQSIGFYLVIYIAGLQSVPEDLKEAATVDGAGPLRRFFSITLPLLAPSITISVFMALTNSIKVFDVILSLTGGGPGGTTYSIAYDIYRDTFQNNLYGYGTAKALILFIAVLIVTVIQLTFFKRREVEA; translated from the coding sequence ATGTTAAAATCACTCGGCAGAAAATGGCGCGAGAAAACGGAATTCGGGCTATTCACCCTCCCCGTTCTCATCTGTATCGCTGTAGCCTTCTACGTCCCGTTTATCATGACCATCCGCTATTCGATGACCAAATGGAACGGAATTTCCAAACATCCTAAGTTTGTTGGCTTGGACAATTTCAAGCAGATTTTTACCGGGGACACCAATTTCTCCGATTCCGCCTGGTTCACGATTAAATATGCGGTACTCTATATCATTATCGTCAACGTGCTGGCTATTCTGCTCGCCGTTCTGCTTGATATGAAGCTGAAATCCACTTCCTGGCTGAGAGCGGCGTTCTTCATTCCTTATATTCTCAGTCTGGTTATTGTCGGCTTTATCTGGAAATTCATCTTCATGCAAGGTTTCAATTCACTGGGCGACAGCACAGGCTGGTCGATCTTCGGACTAAGCTGGCTGGGGACGCCGGGGCTGGCTTTTATATCTATATTAGGTGTATCCATCTGGCAATCCATCGGGTTCTATCTGGTTATCTATATTGCCGGACTGCAGTCGGTACCGGAAGATCTCAAGGAAGCCGCTACGGTGGACGGAGCCGGACCGCTCAGACGATTCTTCAGCATTACCCTGCCGCTGCTCGCACCGTCAATCACTATTTCGGTATTCATGGCGCTTACCAACTCAATTAAGGTATTCGACGTGATTCTGTCGCTGACCGGCGGCGGTCCCGGAGGAACTACCTACAGTATCGCCTACGACATTTACCGTGACACATTCCAAAACAATCTGTACGGCTATGGTACAGCAAAAGCGCTCATTCTGTTCATCGCAGTGCTGATCGTGACGGTCATTCAGCTTACGTTCTTCAAACGAAGAGAGGTTGAGGCATAA
- a CDS encoding sensor histidine kinase codes for MQAEEAAIIIKTTLQKLFEPLMERISRRLANKLILLFSIIIILVVTSLTFISYGMLRKESVNSSIASTSNNLLLVGRNLESYLDGIEQLSLPQISYDEITYAILHESEDYASKMYVESYLKNLYFSRGDLEAIYLYVIKEHKYYYVTKENYNITVRVAEHPPIENLTWYKRALNSPNNRSYQSFVTDSVEKGDYPVNTDTSFMGYHRLLRSIVSREPQAVLSLYFNSSVTDEIMKDIPFAKGEHLMYVSPDDEPFVVDDEEFFAKSAASGLLQQLSPAKGGQLTWSDEEEKYLVIYDINKKEGWKLIKPIPYKEIYEAATTTRKLNYSIGLLFLIVSVILVSFISNRITSPLKNLSLQMKRFSTGSFDAEARVEGNDEIAYLSRHFNKMVEKTNELINERYKMKIVEKNAVLKALEAEINPHFLYNALQAISTKALKNNNDDIVEMVDNLALTLRYCISGRDVVQASEELRHIERYLALQKARFGTRMQVVVDWEESLKELRIPKLSIQTLVENCIKHALEKVSSTITIRIEAHITPAYSVISVMDNGPGISPERLEQVLSSLQIQWEELGGDSAEDGGHESIGLKNLNTRLKLLYGEDAGLVISSDENGTTMDMRLPRGGHGQHV; via the coding sequence ATGCAAGCGGAGGAGGCTGCGATTATCATAAAAACAACCCTGCAAAAGCTGTTCGAGCCGCTGATGGAGCGGATTTCGCGCCGTCTGGCCAACAAACTGATCCTGCTGTTCTCCATTATTATTATCCTCGTGGTGACCTCACTGACATTCATTTCCTATGGCATGCTGCGCAAAGAGTCCGTAAACAGCAGCATAGCGAGCACGAGCAACAACCTGCTGCTGGTGGGCCGGAACCTGGAGAGCTACCTTGATGGAATAGAGCAGTTATCCCTGCCGCAAATTTCCTATGACGAAATTACCTATGCTATTCTCCACGAATCGGAGGACTATGCCTCCAAGATGTATGTGGAGAGTTATCTGAAGAACCTGTATTTTTCACGGGGCGACCTGGAGGCGATTTACCTCTATGTCATCAAGGAGCACAAATATTATTATGTCACCAAAGAGAACTATAATATTACCGTCCGGGTCGCTGAGCATCCGCCGATCGAGAACCTGACCTGGTACAAGCGTGCGCTGAATAGCCCGAATAACCGCTCGTACCAGTCTTTTGTAACAGATAGCGTGGAGAAGGGCGATTATCCGGTTAATACGGATACCAGCTTCATGGGCTATCACCGGCTGCTGCGCTCCATAGTTTCCCGTGAGCCGCAGGCCGTATTGTCCCTGTACTTCAATTCAAGTGTGACGGATGAGATTATGAAGGACATTCCGTTTGCAAAAGGGGAGCACCTGATGTATGTCAGCCCGGATGATGAGCCGTTTGTGGTCGATGACGAGGAGTTCTTTGCGAAAAGCGCCGCAAGCGGGCTGCTGCAGCAGCTGAGCCCGGCAAAGGGCGGACAGCTCACCTGGTCTGATGAAGAAGAGAAGTACCTCGTCATTTATGACATCAACAAAAAAGAAGGCTGGAAGCTGATCAAACCGATTCCCTATAAAGAAATTTACGAAGCGGCGACAACAACCCGCAAGCTCAATTATTCAATCGGGCTGCTTTTTCTGATTGTCTCTGTCATTCTGGTAAGCTTCATCTCCAACCGGATCACAAGCCCGTTGAAAAATCTGTCTCTGCAGATGAAAAGGTTCAGTACAGGCAGCTTCGATGCCGAGGCCAGAGTGGAAGGCAATGATGAGATAGCCTACCTGTCCCGCCATTTCAATAAAATGGTTGAGAAGACGAATGAGCTGATCAATGAACGCTATAAAATGAAAATTGTTGAAAAAAACGCAGTGCTCAAAGCACTGGAGGCGGAAATTAACCCGCATTTCTTATATAATGCCCTGCAAGCAATTTCGACCAAGGCGCTGAAAAACAATAATGATGACATTGTTGAGATGGTCGACAACCTGGCTCTCACTCTTAGGTACTGCATCAGCGGTCGGGATGTGGTCCAGGCAAGTGAGGAGCTGCGGCATATTGAGCGTTATCTGGCACTGCAGAAAGCCCGTTTCGGTACCCGGATGCAGGTGGTGGTTGACTGGGAGGAGAGCCTGAAGGAGCTGCGGATTCCTAAGCTGTCGATTCAGACGCTGGTAGAGAACTGCATTAAGCATGCGCTTGAGAAAGTATCCAGTACAATTACGATCCGGATTGAGGCACATATTACTCCGGCATACAGTGTCATATCGGTTATGGATAACGGGCCGGGTATCAGCCCGGAGCGGCTGGAGCAGGTGCTTAGCTCGCTGCAGATCCAGTGGGAGGAGCTTGGCGGGGATTCCGCTGAGGATGGCGGGCATGAGAGCATCGGACTGAAAAATCTAAACACACGCCTGAAGCTATTGTATGGAGAAGATGCAGGACTGGTCATTTCGAGTGACGAGAATGGTACAACAATGGATATGCGGTTACCGCGGGGAGGCCATGGACAACATGTATAA
- a CDS encoding response regulator: MYKVLIIDDEEPLREAINILGDWTGLGVSEVLEATDGKVGLAMLREHKIDLALVDMKMPELNGSELLQIAEREFPDLLLIVISGYNDFEYTRQASAPKWWIIC; this comes from the coding sequence ATGTATAAAGTGCTGATTATTGATGATGAGGAACCGCTGCGCGAAGCGATCAATATTCTGGGGGACTGGACAGGCTTAGGAGTCAGCGAGGTGCTGGAAGCGACCGACGGGAAGGTCGGACTGGCGATGCTGCGTGAGCACAAAATAGATCTGGCACTCGTTGATATGAAGATGCCTGAGCTGAACGGCAGCGAGCTACTGCAAATTGCCGAACGCGAATTTCCCGACCTGCTGCTGATAGTAATCAGCGGCTACAATGATTTCGAATATACCCGGCAGGCATCCGCTCCAAAGTGGTGGATTATTTGCTGA
- a CDS encoding DNA-binding response regulator: MDYLLKPVNRSDLNSALRKAIDVLEAKRQKQSEFITKNITLNMSLPKLKEKMYLSILERSFKNQSNEAFLPLIGADASGNHFTSGVLRLLNLDQVRRERFHEDRDLMHFAVTNVINENSGGHFEAFSFASPKNEREFIAIFTMKGSYEGDAAFHSMHHLKKAASTLKELFGITCAGGIGATYSDCLDLAQSYETAKTALDDIDLLQLKGNIFVTGSAAAALEAKDGPSLTGRMPQIRNILESGNSAHAKSILNEFTQKWQSSAHFSLEDADRTIREFLILLSDIAGEMDAVPPLLRSGKDKGLSGLGISGDFESFAQFEGVLNEILDIYTGEISKSLAGNRGGVLENIKAYIDNHYFENIKISMFTDKYFLSREYLMKLFKGKYGVGIHEYVQKVRMDKAKDLLSDPALKIQDISEMLGYKDKNYFSKAFRNYYDCSPSEFRTQSSEAEK; this comes from the coding sequence GTGGATTATTTGCTGAAGCCGGTAAACCGTAGCGATCTCAACAGCGCACTGCGTAAAGCAATTGATGTGCTGGAAGCGAAACGCCAGAAACAGAGCGAGTTCATTACTAAGAACATTACACTCAACATGTCGCTGCCGAAGCTGAAAGAGAAAATGTATCTGTCGATCCTTGAGCGCAGCTTCAAGAATCAGTCGAATGAAGCCTTTCTGCCGCTTATCGGCGCGGACGCTTCCGGCAACCATTTCACCTCAGGGGTTCTGCGGCTGCTTAATCTGGATCAGGTGCGCCGCGAGCGGTTTCATGAGGACCGCGATCTGATGCATTTTGCGGTAACCAATGTCATTAATGAGAACAGCGGCGGTCATTTCGAGGCGTTCAGCTTTGCCAGCCCGAAGAATGAGCGTGAATTTATCGCTATTTTTACGATGAAGGGCAGCTATGAGGGAGATGCGGCATTCCATTCCATGCATCACCTGAAGAAGGCTGCTTCGACCCTGAAGGAGCTGTTCGGCATTACCTGTGCCGGCGGGATCGGTGCTACGTACAGCGATTGCCTGGATCTGGCGCAGTCCTATGAGACCGCTAAAACCGCGCTCGATGATATTGATCTGCTGCAGCTGAAAGGAAATATCTTCGTCACAGGAAGCGCGGCGGCCGCACTGGAGGCCAAGGATGGTCCTTCACTTACAGGAAGGATGCCGCAGATCCGCAATATTCTGGAGAGCGGCAACAGTGCACATGCGAAGAGCATTCTGAACGAGTTCACCCAAAAGTGGCAGTCCTCGGCTCATTTCAGCTTGGAAGATGCTGACCGTACCATCCGCGAGTTCCTGATTCTGCTAAGCGATATCGCGGGAGAGATGGATGCGGTGCCTCCGCTGCTCCGCAGCGGCAAGGATAAAGGTCTCAGCGGCCTTGGCATAAGCGGCGACTTTGAATCGTTTGCACAGTTCGAAGGTGTTCTGAATGAGATTCTGGATATCTACACCGGAGAAATCAGCAAATCGCTGGCCGGTAACCGGGGCGGTGTGCTGGAAAATATTAAAGCATACATCGATAACCATTATTTTGAGAATATTAAAATATCGATGTTCACGGATAAATATTTCCTGAGCAGAGAGTACTTGATGAAACTGTTTAAGGGGAAATACGGAGTAGGCATTCATGAGTATGTGCAAAAGGTGAGAATGGACAAAGCCAAGGATCTGCTGTCTGACCCCGCGCTCAAAATTCAGGATATTTCCGAAATGCTCGGCTACAAGGACAAGAACTATTTCAGCAAGGCATTCCGCAATTATTACGATTGTTCGCCTTCTGAATTCCGGACTCAATCCTCGGAGGCAGAAAAGTGA
- a CDS encoding ABC transporter substrate-binding protein, whose protein sequence is MLKRFMAVSASLLLAGGLLAGCGGGNNNAANNTAGTNGGDNAAATDSSKPVTINMFTASPEYTDAFNAYIAEYKKVKPNVTINLEIMQADYNTVLKSKIAAGSTPDVFQTTAGGDIDTFAEYSADLTNEPLAAAMTDAVRSNMSSSDGKVLGLPVKGNLFVLMYNKKLLADAGITEVPKTTAELDDAITKLEAKGITPFVNAYKEWWVWKHIFQHFVDAAATDAGTDAKSLVAKFIAGDTTFKDHPVLYDNFFNFIDTTLKHGTDKPLERDSNAEVSDFALGKAAFMTGKGAWDEEAIKKITPDFDLGIAGYPVSDKPEQSQIITGADQALRINKDSAVAAETIEFFNWLYTSEYGKSWFSTVAKVIPPIKDAPMPDLQMPKEMEEILKTEKSGDLSVNYSLDTFHQKFGELMQAYIGGSKTKDQAIDEIQKAWIQFGSAE, encoded by the coding sequence ATGTTAAAAAGATTTATGGCAGTTTCTGCTAGTCTGCTGCTCGCCGGAGGATTGCTGGCCGGCTGCGGAGGTGGCAACAATAATGCCGCTAACAATACGGCTGGAACAAACGGCGGGGATAACGCTGCTGCTACGGATTCGTCCAAGCCTGTAACGATTAATATGTTTACCGCATCTCCCGAGTACACGGATGCTTTCAATGCTTACATCGCTGAATACAAAAAAGTGAAGCCGAATGTAACCATTAACCTGGAAATTATGCAGGCTGACTATAATACGGTATTGAAATCAAAAATTGCCGCAGGCAGCACACCTGACGTATTCCAGACCACAGCCGGCGGAGATATTGATACTTTTGCCGAATACAGTGCCGATCTAACCAATGAACCGCTTGCCGCAGCAATGACCGATGCCGTACGTTCCAACATGAGCTCCTCTGACGGCAAAGTGCTGGGACTGCCGGTTAAAGGCAACCTGTTCGTACTGATGTACAACAAGAAGCTGCTGGCCGATGCCGGCATCACTGAAGTTCCGAAGACCACGGCTGAGCTGGATGATGCGATCACCAAGCTGGAAGCTAAAGGCATCACACCATTCGTCAATGCCTACAAAGAGTGGTGGGTATGGAAGCATATCTTCCAGCACTTCGTGGATGCAGCAGCAACAGATGCGGGAACGGATGCTAAATCACTTGTAGCTAAATTCATCGCCGGAGATACCACCTTCAAGGATCATCCGGTGCTGTACGATAACTTCTTCAACTTCATCGATACAACGCTTAAACACGGAACAGACAAACCTCTGGAACGTGACAGCAACGCCGAAGTCAGCGACTTTGCCCTGGGCAAAGCAGCCTTCATGACCGGTAAGGGCGCATGGGATGAAGAAGCTATCAAGAAAATTACCCCTGACTTCGACCTTGGCATCGCCGGCTACCCTGTCAGTGATAAGCCTGAGCAGTCACAGATCATTACCGGTGCCGACCAGGCGCTTCGTATTAACAAGGATTCCGCTGTGGCCGCTGAAACGATTGAATTCTTCAACTGGCTGTACACATCCGAATACGGCAAGAGCTGGTTCTCCACAGTGGCCAAAGTAATTCCGCCAATCAAAGATGCACCGATGCCTGACCTGCAAATGCCTAAGGAAATGGAAGAAATCCTGAAAACAGAGAAATCCGGCGACCTCTCGGTCAACTACTCTCTGGATACCTTCCACCAGAAATTCGGTGAATTGATGCAGGCCTATATCGGCGGCAGCAAGACTAAAGATCAGGCGATCGACGAAATCCAAAAAGCCTGGATCCAATTCGGCTCCGCAGAATAA